A genome region from Rhizophagus irregularis chromosome 14, complete sequence includes the following:
- a CDS encoding Chitin synthase class 1 codes for MSYPQGGYPPGYPSQNQPQIQGYPPTASFSNIDTTTQPLLTSTSSGGGNASVSFAVEPEHTKHFGQAPVRQPRRFKTTKRVELFQGNLVLDCPVPTKLLSMVPRQDDREFSHMRYTACTCNPDDFQREKYTLRQELYDPRRPTELFIVLTMYNEDEILFARTFHGVVKNISHLCSRDRSRVWGKDGWKKVVVCIVSDGRQKINHRTLSYLAAIGVYQDGVAKNQVNGREVTAHIYEYTTQISIDPDMNFKGADKGIVPIQVLFCLKEKNAKKINSHRWFFNAFGNILNPNVCVLLDVGTKPGGTSIYHLWKAFDINSNVGGACGEIVAMKGTAGVNLLNPIVAAQNFEYKMSNILDKPLESVFGYITVLPGAFSAYRFIALQNDRNGNGPLASYFLGEAQHGGDADIFTANMYLAEDRILCFELVAKRNCSWVLHYVKSAYAETDVPDTVPELISQRRRWLNGSFFAGVYAICHTFAIWRSDHTTIRKVLLHVEMAYQAYQLFFSWFALGNFYLAFYIVGNSLTQPEVIEGLWSVTAGEIVFQILRYVYLTLLIVQFILAMGNRPQGSKWAYIVSIVFFSGLMIYMLFASGWLVYKGVSIQLNALNESNKLSGLNVSTTSAIMNNPAFRNIILSIVATYGIYFLASFLFFEPFHMFTSLAQYLLLVPFYINILNVYAFCNVHDVSWGTKGDTSMKHDLGTVNTGGKGEVEVEVPVEDKDINAAYEEARAELARHAEEEVKHRSRADKQDDYYKGFRTRVVLFWILSNAALVAGITNASETLNHMFPEERRSNSYMAFILWSVTGLAAFRFMGSCIYLLFRLFTGN; via the exons ATGTCTTATCCTCAAGGTGGATATCCTCCTGGCTATCCAAGTCAGAATCAACCACAAATTCAAGGTTATCCGCCAACTGCGTCTTTTTCAAACATTGACACAACGACACAACCTTTGTTAACTTCAACTTCTAGTGGTGGAGGTAATGCTTCGGTTTCGTTTGCAGTTGAGCCGGAACACACGAAACATTTTGGGCAAGCTCCTGTACGTCAACCACGTCGTTTTAAAACGACTAAACGTGTAGAGCTTTTCCAAGGAAATTTAGTTTTAGATTGTCCTGTGCCTACGAAACTCTTATCAATGGTTCCTAGACAAgatgatagagaattttctcaTATGAGATATACTGCTTGTACTTGTAACCCCGATGACTTTCAGAGAGAGAAATATACACTTCGTCAAGAACTTTATGATCCCCGTAGGCCAACCGAATTATTCATTGTGCTTACTATGTATAAT GAAGACGAAATTCTTTTCGCCCGTACTTTTCACGGTGTTGTAAAAAACATATCTCATCTTTGTTCCCGTGATCGATCTCGTGTTTGGGGTAAAGATGGATGGAAAAAAGTCGTAGTATGCATAGTGTCCGATGGTCGGCAAAAGATCAATCATCGCACTTTGTCTTATTTGGCTGCTATTGGCGTTTATCAAGATGGTGTAGCTAAAAATCAAGTTAACGGTAGAGAAGTTACTGCACATATCTATGAATACACCACCCAAATTTCAATTGATCCTGATATGAATTTCAAGGGTGCTGATAAGGGAATTGTTCCAATTCAAGTGCTCTTCTGTCTTAAAGAAAAGAACGCGAAAAAGATTAATTCTCATCGTTGGTTCTTTAACGCTTTTGGTAATATACTCAATCCAAACGTTTGTGTCCTCCTTGATGTTGGTACCAAACCTGGCGGTACTTCTATTTATCACTTATGGAAAGCTTTTGATATTAATTCGAACGTTGGAGGAGCTTGTGGTGAAATTGTTGCCATGAAAGGTACAGCTGGTGTAAATTTGTTGAATCCCATAGTAGCTgctcaaaattttgaatacaaGATGTCGAACATCTTGGATAAACCTCTCGAATCTGTCTTCGGATATATAACCGTGTTACCCGGTGCTTTTTCCGCTTATCGTTTCATTGCTTTACAAAATGATCGTAATGGAAATGGTCCATTAGCTTCTTACTTTTTGGGTGAAGCTCAACATGGTGGTGATGCCGATATTTTCACTGCAAATATGTATCTCGCCGAGGACCGTATTCTTTGTTTCGAATTGGTGGCAAAGCGAAATTGTTCTTGGGTATTGCATTATGTAAAATCTGCTTATGCTGAAACTGATGTACCGGACACCGTACCTGAATTGATTTCGCAAAGACGTCGTTGGTTGAACGGATCATTTTTCGCTGGTGTTTATGCTATTTGTCATACTTTTGCCATTTGGAGGAGTGACCACACTACTATTCGTAAAGTATTATTACATGTTGAAATGGCTTATCAAgcttatcaattatttttctcCTGGTTTGCTTTG GGCAATTTTTATCTAGCTTTTTATATTGTGGGTAATTCTCTTACACAGCCAGAGGTCATTGAAGGTCTTTGGAGTGTAACGGCTGGTGAAATTGTATTCCAAATATTACGATACGTTTATTTGACATTGTTAATTGTCCAGTTTATTCTTGCTATGGGTAATCGACCTCAAGG ttcaaaatggGCATATATTGTTTCGATAGTATTTTTTTCGGGACTTATGATTTATATGTTATTCGCGTCTGGTTGGCTCGTCTATAAAGGAGTTTCAATTCAGTTGAACGCGCTTAATGAAAGTAATAAACTTTCTGGGCTGAACGTGAGCACGACTAGTGCTATTATGAATAATCCAGCCTTTCGGAACATTATACTTTCCATTGTAGCAACTTACGGGATATACTTTTTAGCtagctttttgttttttgaacCTTTTCATATGTTTACAAGTTTGGCACAATACTTGTTACTAGTtccattttatattaatatattaaatgtttatGCCTTCTGTAACGTACATGATGTCAG ttGGGGCACTAAAGGTGACACATCCATGAAACATGATTTGGGTACCGTAAATACAGGAGGAAAAGGTGAAGTTGAAGTAGAAGTTCCGGTCgaagataaagatattaaCGCAGCATATGAAGAGGCACGTGCTGAATTAGCGCGTCACGCGGAGGAAGAAGTCAAACATCGATCAAGAGCCGATAAACAGGATGATTATTATAAGGGTTTTCGTACACGTGTCGTATTATTTTGGATCCTTTCTAATGCTGCTTTGGTTGCTGGTATTACTAATGCTAGTGAAACATTGAATCATATGTTTCCGGAAGAACGACGTAGCAACAGTTATATGGCATTTATACTTTGGTCTGTTACTGGGTTAGCTGCTTTTAGATTTATGGGTagttgtatatatttattgtttagaTTGTTTACTggtaattag
- a CDS encoding mannose-1-phosphate guanyltransferase, with protein sequence MKALILVGGYGTRLRPLTLTLPKPLVEFCNKPMILHQIEGLVKAGVTDIVLAVNYRPEIMISLLQKYEKEYNVKITFSVETEPLGTAGPLALAREILGKDDSPFFVLNSDIICEFPFEQLRDFHNAHGNEGTIVVTKVDEPSKYGVIVNHHDSTCIQRFVEKPVEFVSNKINAGIYIFNPTILDRIELKPTSIEKEIFPKMAADSQLHAFELDGFWMDVGQPKDFLTGTCLYLSNLANKQPNLLAKPDSGYIYGDVLVDPTAKIGKDCRIGPYVTIGPNVVIGDGVRLQRCVILEGARVKDFAWVKNSIVGWHSTLGRWTRLEGVSVLGDDVTVNEEIYVNGGCILPHKSISTNITEPQIIM encoded by the exons ATGAAAGCTCTCATACTCGTTGGCG gaTACGGTACTCGCCTGAGGCCTCTTACTCTTACACTTCCAAAACCATTGGTGGAGTTTTGTAATAAACCAATGATATTACATCAAATAGAAGGACTTGTAAag gCTGGAGTAACAGATATTGTATTAGCCGTTAATTATCGACCCGAGATCATGATCTCACTTCTTCAAAAATATGAAAAggaatataatgtaaaaatcaCTTTCTCGGTAGAAACTGAGCCTTTAGGGACTG CTGGTCCTCTTGCATTAGCTCGTGAAATTCTTGGAAAAGATGATTCACccttttttgtattaaatagcGATATTATTTGTGAATTTCCGTTTGAACAATTAAGAGATTTTCATAATGCTCATGGAAATGAGGGTACTATAGTT GTTACCAAAGTTGACGAACCTTCGAAGTATGGTGTGATTGTAAATCATCATGACTCAACGTGCATTCAACGATTTGTTGAGAAACCTGTAGAGTTTGTTAGCAATAAAATCAATGCTGGTATCTATATTTTCAATCCTACTATATTAGATCGGATTGAG cTTAAACCTACATCTATCGAAAAGGAAATTTTTCCAAAGATGGCAGCCGACTCCCAATTGCATGCATTCGAACTTGACGGTTTTTGGATGGATGTTGGTCAACCTAAAGATTTTCTAACTGGCACTTGTTTGTATCTTTCAAACTTAGCTAACAAACAACCGAATCTCTTGGCAAAGCCTGACAGCGGATATATATATGGAGATGTACTAGTAGATCCTACTGCAAAAATAGGTAAAGATTGTAGAATTGGTCCCTATGTTACTATCGGTCCAAACGTTGTTATTGGTGATGGTGTTAGATTACAAAGATGTGTTATATTAGAAGGAGCGCGAGTAAAAGATTTTGCTTGGGTTAAAAATAGCATTGTTGGATGGCATTCAACACTTGGACGATGG ACTCGTCTGGAGGGCGTTTCAGTTTTAGGTGACGATGTTACCGTTAACGAGGAGATCTATGTTAATGGCGGTTGCATTTTACCTCACAAAAGTATCTCCACTAACATTACGGAACctcaaataataatgtaa